In a genomic window of Cuculus canorus isolate bCucCan1 chromosome 4, bCucCan1.pri, whole genome shotgun sequence:
- the LOC128852162 gene encoding INSYN2B protein-like isoform X1, which yields MVSREPLPGTAPSVEGSQEKAMAVRSVLLNRDSPDVESRLKRRRNRTQQVRFKDLVEGGTEPAAAPGPHTPRASPPPRLAPAPAALRASRRSWPQAQPGSLTLPMPRKACMSTAIQTSPSLQKPFPAPQPRSSSACDVAGDAATPAVVASARCLGDAVPTGIGYAVPPRAPGSLPVRDHATAIVPHAAVCRVPPPPPSRDPCPPYPGTAACPAARCASPARSCTPEPCPPPAACARLRGNTGSGRGAAPRPASVPCSQSWLPTEPPVSRSDSEWSLPRGHTQPSPSISATDPPSPRRPAQGTPPRDPPAPQHQPWGGPCCASPAPIPPAPRWHGSAATVPDKPPAALGHLDPHGIGTQRRSAEPGHGRAAPASQGAQTAAQAPELPRHRQPCLSAEHSDTLHHVQDLLQLVVVAKGPSGPPSGDQDARTSQGARPRERGDLRSQLQSLEGVLETSQQTIRVLLDVIQDLEKKEAQRDGRHSYRTGQDIANCGTCRDCACIIYSITVGRDVALREGGSLSSPGSHWGLPPGFAAIRVRQRGSGGTQTRSRVRALSAGEQGCPGTTSHPGAAHEPCTPTMSPSPSTAPTHGVGVPPHAALWPRRCCLPLARYPGSDWDEQCPGRER from the exons ATGGTCAGCCGCGAGCCCCTGCCCGGCACGGCGCCCTCCGTCGAGGGCAGCCAGGAGAAAGCCATGGCAGTGCGCTCGGTGCTGCTCAACCGCGACTCGCCCGATGTCGAGAGCCGCCTCAAGCGCCGCCGCAACCGCACGCAGCAGGTCCGCTTCAAGGACCTGGTGGAGGGCGGCACGGAGCCCGCGGCCGCCCCCGGCCCCCACACCCCACGTGCCTCACCGCCCCCCAGGCTCGCCCCTGCGCCGGCGGCTCTCCGTGCCTCGCGGCGCAGCTGGCCCCAGGCGCAGCCGGGCTCGCTGACGCTGCCCATGCCCAGGAAGGCCTGCATGAGCACCGCCATCCAGACCTCCCCCAGCCTCCAGAAGCCCTTTCCGGCGCCCCAGCCCCGCAGCAGCAGCGCCTGCGATGTGGCGGGGGATGCGGCAACGCCCGCTGTGGTTGCGAGTGCCCGGTGCCTGGGGGATGCTGTGCCCACCGGCATTGGCTACGCCGTGCCCCCGCGGGCGCCCGGTAGCCTCCCCGTGCGGGACCACGCCACAGCCATCGTCCCGCATGCTGCTGTGTGCCGAGTGCCACCACCACCGCCATCCAGGGATCCCTGTCCCCCTTATCCGGGCACGGCCGCGTGCCCTGCTGCCCGCTGTGCCTCACCGGCGCGGAGCTGTACCCCAGAGCCCTGCCCACCCCCCGCCGCCTGCGCCCGGCTGCGTGGCAACACTGGGAGTGgccgtggggcagccccacGTCCGGCCTCGGTGCCCTGCAGTCAGTCCTGGCTGCCCACCGAGCCGCCGGTCAGCCGGAGCGACTCAGAGTGGAGTCTCCCCCGTGGGCACACCCAGCCCTCGCCGAGCATCTCTGCCACAGACCCCCCCAGTCCCCGCCGGCCAGCTCAGGGCACCCCCCCGCGGGACCCCCCGGCCCCCCAGCACCAGCCCTGGGGGGGCCCCTGCTGCGCCTCACCAGCCCCCATCCCACCAGCGCCGCGCTGGCACGGTTCTGCCGCCACCGTGCCGGACAAGCCACCAGCTGCACTCGGCCACCTGGACCCCCACGGCATTGGCACCCAGCGCCGCAGCGCCGAGCCTGGGCACGGCCGGGCAGCACCAGCCTCACAGGGCGCGCAGACGGCGGCACAGGCACCGGAGCTGCCTCGGCACCGGCAACCCTGCCTCAGCGCCGAGCACTCGGACACGCTGCACCACGTTCAGGacctgctgcagctggtggtggtggccaaGGGGCCGTCGGGACCACCGTCGGGGGACCAGGATGCCCGGACATCTCAGGGAGCGCGGCCGCGGGAGCGGGGGGACCTGCGGTCGCAGCTGCAGTCCCTGGAAGGGGTGCTGGAGACCAGCCAGCAGACCATCCGCGTGCTGCTGGACGTCAtccaggacctggagaagaaggaggcGCAGCGGGACGG GCGACACTCGTACCGGACAGGGCAAGACATCGCCAACTGTGGGACCTGCCGGGATTGTGCCTGCATCATCTACAG CATCACGGTGGGGAGAGATGTCGCACTCCGGGAAGGGGGCTCCTTGTCATCGCCAGGCTCCCACTGGGGACTCCCTCCAGGCTTCGCTGCCATCCGCGTGAGGCAAAGGGGCTCCGGTGGGACACAGACACGGAGCAGGGTCAGAGCGTTGAGTgcaggggagcagggatgcCCTGGCACCACGTCCCATCCTGGGGCCGCGCACGAGCCGTGCACTCCCACAATGTCCCCAAGCCCCTCTACTGCACCCACGCACGGAGTCGGGGTCCCTCCCCACGCCGCCCTCTGGCCACGGCGCTGCTGTCTGCCGCTCGCCCGTTATCCCGGCAGTGACTGGGATGAGCAGTGTCCTGGCAGGGAGAGATGA
- the LOC128852162 gene encoding INSYN2B protein-like isoform X2, with protein sequence MVSREPLPGTAPSVEGSQEKAMAVRSVLLNRDSPDVESRLKRRRNRTQQVRFKDLVEGGTEPAAAPGPHTPRASPPPRLAPAPAALRASRRSWPQAQPGSLTLPMPRKACMSTAIQTSPSLQKPFPAPQPRSSSACDVAGDAATPAVVASARCLGDAVPTGIGYAVPPRAPGSLPVRDHATAIVPHAAVCRVPPPPPSRDPCPPYPGTAACPAARCASPARSCTPEPCPPPAACARLRGNTGSGRGAAPRPASVPCSQSWLPTEPPVSRSDSEWSLPRGHTQPSPSISATDPPSPRRPAQGTPPRDPPAPQHQPWGGPCCASPAPIPPAPRWHGSAATVPDKPPAALGHLDPHGIGTQRRSAEPGHGRAAPASQGAQTAAQAPELPRHRQPCLSAEHSDTLHHVQDLLQLVVVAKGPSGPPSGDQDARTSQGARPRERGDLRSQLQSLEGVLETSQQTIRVLLDVIQDLEKKEAQRDGRHSYRTGQDIANCGTCRDCACIIYSVEHDFRQQEGRFQRVLSHIAGDTTLGSPAAVAEAALPPRQELSPVTKLPTKLDTKKSRRKCFWFL encoded by the exons ATGGTCAGCCGCGAGCCCCTGCCCGGCACGGCGCCCTCCGTCGAGGGCAGCCAGGAGAAAGCCATGGCAGTGCGCTCGGTGCTGCTCAACCGCGACTCGCCCGATGTCGAGAGCCGCCTCAAGCGCCGCCGCAACCGCACGCAGCAGGTCCGCTTCAAGGACCTGGTGGAGGGCGGCACGGAGCCCGCGGCCGCCCCCGGCCCCCACACCCCACGTGCCTCACCGCCCCCCAGGCTCGCCCCTGCGCCGGCGGCTCTCCGTGCCTCGCGGCGCAGCTGGCCCCAGGCGCAGCCGGGCTCGCTGACGCTGCCCATGCCCAGGAAGGCCTGCATGAGCACCGCCATCCAGACCTCCCCCAGCCTCCAGAAGCCCTTTCCGGCGCCCCAGCCCCGCAGCAGCAGCGCCTGCGATGTGGCGGGGGATGCGGCAACGCCCGCTGTGGTTGCGAGTGCCCGGTGCCTGGGGGATGCTGTGCCCACCGGCATTGGCTACGCCGTGCCCCCGCGGGCGCCCGGTAGCCTCCCCGTGCGGGACCACGCCACAGCCATCGTCCCGCATGCTGCTGTGTGCCGAGTGCCACCACCACCGCCATCCAGGGATCCCTGTCCCCCTTATCCGGGCACGGCCGCGTGCCCTGCTGCCCGCTGTGCCTCACCGGCGCGGAGCTGTACCCCAGAGCCCTGCCCACCCCCCGCCGCCTGCGCCCGGCTGCGTGGCAACACTGGGAGTGgccgtggggcagccccacGTCCGGCCTCGGTGCCCTGCAGTCAGTCCTGGCTGCCCACCGAGCCGCCGGTCAGCCGGAGCGACTCAGAGTGGAGTCTCCCCCGTGGGCACACCCAGCCCTCGCCGAGCATCTCTGCCACAGACCCCCCCAGTCCCCGCCGGCCAGCTCAGGGCACCCCCCCGCGGGACCCCCCGGCCCCCCAGCACCAGCCCTGGGGGGGCCCCTGCTGCGCCTCACCAGCCCCCATCCCACCAGCGCCGCGCTGGCACGGTTCTGCCGCCACCGTGCCGGACAAGCCACCAGCTGCACTCGGCCACCTGGACCCCCACGGCATTGGCACCCAGCGCCGCAGCGCCGAGCCTGGGCACGGCCGGGCAGCACCAGCCTCACAGGGCGCGCAGACGGCGGCACAGGCACCGGAGCTGCCTCGGCACCGGCAACCCTGCCTCAGCGCCGAGCACTCGGACACGCTGCACCACGTTCAGGacctgctgcagctggtggtggtggccaaGGGGCCGTCGGGACCACCGTCGGGGGACCAGGATGCCCGGACATCTCAGGGAGCGCGGCCGCGGGAGCGGGGGGACCTGCGGTCGCAGCTGCAGTCCCTGGAAGGGGTGCTGGAGACCAGCCAGCAGACCATCCGCGTGCTGCTGGACGTCAtccaggacctggagaagaaggaggcGCAGCGGGACGG GCGACACTCGTACCGGACAGGGCAAGACATCGCCAACTGTGGGACCTGCCGGGATTGTGCCTGCATCATCTACAG CGTGGAGCATGATTTCCGGCAGCAGGAGGGTCGCTTCCAGCGGGTGCTGAGCCACATCGCAGGCGACACAACGCTGGGCTCCCCAGCAGCGGTGGCAGAGGCCGCGCTGCCGCCCCGGCAGGAGCTGTCGCCAGTGACCAAACTGCCCACAAAGCTGGACACCAAGAAATCCAGGCGCAAATGCTTCTGGTTCCTGTGA